AGACAGTCCAAATCTTGACATATATAAACAGGAGATTCTATTGCTAATGCGCATGAATAAACAGGCTAAAGCCGCCAGCACATTGAAGGAATATCTGGGATTACTTTCCCGGTATCAGGAACAAGGGATGCAAGGAGAAGAGGAAGAATGGACAAGCAAAGAAATAGCCTGGGCCAATCAATTATTAGATAAGATCAACAGATTATAAAGGAAAGAGTATTATAAAGTCTTTTTCACCACAGATTACACGGATTTACACAGATTAAATTATCAATATAAATATCTGTGTAAATCCGTGTAATCTGTGGTGAAAAAGACTCCTCTTATTTACGGAATGCCGGACGAACCACTACCGCTTTCAGTTTGCGTCCACGCATATCAATGCAAATCTCCGTACCGACCTTACTATATTCCGGTTTTACATAGCCCATACCGATACCAATCTTACGAGTAGGCGACATAGTGCCTGAAGTTACTACTCCGATAGCTTCACCCTCTGTATTGAACAATTCATATCCATGACGGGGAATTCCACGCTCCACCATTTCAAAACCGACCAACTTACGGACAGTACCTTCCGCTTTCTGCTTTTCAAGCATCGGGCGATTGATAAAGTTCTTACCTTCAGCAAACTTGGTAATCCACCCCAAACCGGCTTCAATAGGTGATGTCGTATCATCCAGATCATTGCCATACAGGCAGAAGCCCATTTCCAGACGAAGCGTATCGCGTGCACCCAAGCCAATCGGCTTGATACCAAATTCTTCACCTGCCTCAAACACGGCATTCCAAATCTTCATGGCAGCTTCGGGATAGAAGTAAAGCTCAAAACCTCCTGCACCGGTATAGCCGGTATTGGAAATAATCACATCTTTCTCACCGGCAAACTCACCATGCGTAAAGGTGTAATACGGCAGTTCCGACAAGTTTATGCTCGTCAGTTTCTGCAAAGCAAGAATGGCTTTCGGTCCCTGTACGGCAAGTTGAGCCATGTGGTCGGAAGCATTTTCCAATTCGGCACCTTCGGTATTGTGCGAAACACACCAGTTCCAGTCTTTTTCTATATTCGAAGCATTCACTACCAGCAGATATTTCTCCGACTCATAATGATAAACCAGCAAGTCATCTACAATACCGCCTTCTTCGTTGGGAAAACAAGTATATTGCACCTTGCCTGGAGTCAGGGCAGCCACATTATTGGAAGTCACTTTCTGAAGAAAAGCCAACGCATTGGGGCCTTTCACCCAGAATTCTCCCATGTGGGAAACGTCGAATACACCCACAGCATTACAAACGGTGAGGTGTTCATCAATGATACCGGAATATTCTATCGGCATATTATATCCCGCAAACTCATGCATCTTAGCACCCAGCGAGATATGTTTTTCTGTAAACGGAGTGGTTTTCATGTCTTAAGGTATTAAATTATTTTTTTGCAACAAGTTCGGCAATCTTCACGATGACCTTCATCGCTTTCTCCATATTCTGGATAGGAGCGAATTCATATCGTCCATGGAAATTCAGGCCACCTGCAAAGATATTGGGGCAAGGTAAACCTTTGAAAGAAAGTTGTGCGCCATCCGTACCACCACGGATAGGTTTCACATTCGGTTTCACACCTACAGCCTCCATTGCGGCAAAAGCCGTATCAATGATATGCATTAACGGTTCAATCTTCTCACGCATATTATAGTATTGGTCACGGAGTTCAAGCGTTGCCGTACCTTCACCATATTCGGCATTGATTTCACTGACAAAGCGTTCTATTTTCTTCTTGCGGCTCTCAAAACGGGCACGATCATGATCACGGATAATATAAGCCACTGTGGTCTGCTCTACATCACCGTTGAAACTGATGAGATGGTAGAAGCCTTCGTAACCTTCGGTATGTTCGGGCGTTTCATGAGCAGGCAACATGGCACAGAAACGGTTGGCTACACGAATTGAATTAATCATCTTATTTTTGGCATAACCCGGATGCACATTGCGACCTTTGAAGGTGATTTTAGCAGATGCCGCATTGAAGTTTTCAAACTCCAACTCTCCTACTTCACCGCCATCCATTGTGTAAGCCCAGTCGCAACCGAACTTCTCAACATCAAATTTATGTGCGCCCAATCCTATTTCCTCATCCGGATTGAAACCAATACGAATCTTGCCATGCTTGATTTCAGGATGCTCTTTCAGGTACACTATCGCAGAAACGATTTCGGCAATACCTGCTTTATCATCTGCGCCCAACAATGTCTTGCCATTGGTAACGATCAGGTCTTCACCTTTATGATCCAGCAGCTCGGGGAACTGAGACGGAGAAAGAACTACATTCTCTTCTGCACAAAGCACGATATCCGAACCGTCATAGTTTTGAACAATGCGGGGAGATACATCTTTGCCACTCATATCGGGACTGGTGTCCATGTGGGCGATAAAACCAATAGTAGGTACCGGCTTATCGATATTTGCCGGAAGTGTGGCAAACAAATAGCCATGCTCATCCAGCGTTATGTCTTCCAAACCTAAAGACTCTAATTCTTCTTTCAGATATTTGGCAAATACCATTTGCCCTGGAGTACTTGGAGTCACCTCTGTCTCTTCACTGGACTGGGTGTCGAAGCTTACATACTTCAAAAAACGTTCTACTAAAGCCATATTATTTATTATTTATGATTTATGATCGAGAACATGAACTACCAATTATCTATCAACAGTAGTCAATAGTTCTGCCGTAAAGGTAGAAAAAGGGGCGTGAACTGCCAAGTAATTCACGCCCCTTTTTACAAAATGTTAGTATTTGGAGTTACTCAAAAGCAACTGCTACCATCAAAACAATGTGTACAAACCTTACATTTCGGCAATCCGATGGACTCGATGAGAGTTTCCAGGGTATTAAACTTCAAAGTTGTAAGGCCAAAACGCTCGGCAATAATGCTGACCATCTTCTCATATTCCGGAGAACCGGTAGTGGCATATTTCTCCAGATTCTTATCTGCATCTCCTTCCAGTTCTGCAATAATACGGCGTGTAATCAATTCCAACGGACTCTTGGAAGCCGTGAAGCCTACAAACGGACAAGCATAAATCAACGGTGGACAAGCAATGCGGATATGTACTTCTTTGGCACCATATTCATACAATACCTTCACATTATCCCGTAATTGCGTACCCCGTACTATGGAGTCATCACAGAACAATAAGCGCTTACCTTCCAGCATGGCACGGTTCGGTATCAGCTTCATCTTCGCCACCAATGAGCGCATCTCCTGCTTACTGGGAGTGAAACTGCGCGGCCATGTCGGTGTATATTTAGAAATGGCACGATGATAAGGAACTCCTTTCCCTTCGGCATAACCCAAAGCCATACCTACACCGGAATCAGGAATACCGCAAGCACAATCTACTTCAGAATCATCGCTCTGTCCCATCTTCAAACCACTGGTAAAACGTACTTCCTCTACATTGCGACCTTCATAGCAAGAAGTAGGAAAACCGTAATATACCCACAGGAAAGAACAAATCTGCATCTTTTCCTCCGGCTTCCGAAGTTGTTCCACTCCATCGGCAGTCATGCGAACAATCTCTCCCGGACCGAGATAGCGGTCTATTTCATAATCCAGATTCGGGAAACTGCTTGACTCACTGGTTGCAGCGTATGCCCCTTCTTTCCGGCCGATTACAATCGGAGTGCGTCCCCACTTGTCACGAGCCGCAATGATACTGCCATCTTCCGATAACAGCAGCATAGAGCAAGAGCCTTTGACACGGCGGTAAACATTTTCTATACCTTCCACAAAAGTTTTTCCTTGTATGATGAGTAGTGAGATAAGCTCAGTTTGATTGGTATTGCCTGAACTCAGTTCGGCGAAGTGCATATTTTGGGAAAGTAGTTCTGCTTCTATTTCTTCCAGATTCACAATTTTGGCTACTGTTACAATGGCGAAGCGTCCGAGGTGGGAGTTAATGATGATGGGTTGCGGGTCTGTGTCGCTGATGATTCCTATTCCGACATTTCCTTTAAACTTATCCAGTTCGTCTTCAAACTTGGTTCGGAAATAAGTGCTCTCCAAGTTATGAATAGATCGGGCAAACATGCCCTCTTCTGCATCATACGTGGCAAGTCCGCCCCGCTTAGTTCCTAAATGTGAATTATAATCTGTACCGTAAAATAAATCCGTCACACAGCTCGCTTTGGAGACTGTCCCGAAAAATCCTCCCATAAATCCTATTATTTATTATTGATTTTAGTATTGACGGGCACAAAGGTACAAAGAAGTTTCTTCTCCACATTACTTTCCTACGAGACAAATTCTAAAAAAACTTATTTTTATGCAGGTTTCCGAACAGCAAAAGGAACGTTTTGTTTAATTCGCAGATAAAAGAAACCAAGTTGAAAAGAACAAAAAGGAGGCTGAACTCAAAAAAACTATTTTGAGACAGCCCCCAACCTAATGCCTGATAAGAACTTCTTTCTACCCTAATTTTAAGGATTTTCTCAATCCGAAACTATTTCTTATCTCCATTTTTTCACAGCCTTCTTATCTGCCGGAGTAGCTTCAATCAAACTAAGAGCGAAACCACCGCTACGTGCCAGTTTCACAGACATCTTAGTCTTATTGGTTACAATACCTTTCTTTATCTGATAAGAGGTTGGATTCTCTTTGTAATCGGCATCCTTACCATCTGCATAGAGAGTAGCAACATATTGCTTACCCGGTTCCAGGAAGTCCAAAGTAAAGCTGGAAGTACGTGCATTTTCATCAGTGATGCCACCTACAAACCAGTTGCTCGTGCCTTTAGCCTTGCGGGCTGCCGTAATATAATCACCCGGTTCCGCTTCCAAATATTTACTATCATCCCAATCCACAGCTACATCTTTGATGAACTGGAAAGCATCCATATGCTTCTCATAATTCTCAACTAAATCGGCAACCATCTGCAACGGACTGTATAATGTTACATAAAGAGCCAACTGCTTACAGAGAGTAGTCTGTACCTGTCCATGAGGCAGGTCACCCATAAATTCCAATTTCGTATCAAAGATACCCGGAGTATAATCCATCGGACCGCCAATCAGACGATTAAACGGAAGTAAAGTAGTGTGGAACGGTTTACTGCCACCGAAAGCCTCATATTCCGTACCACGAGCAGACTCGTTACCAATCAGGTTAGGATAAGTACGGCAAAGTCCTGTAGGACGTACAGCTTCGTGAGCATTTACACAGATCTTATAATCAGCAGCTTTAGTCACAGCATAGAGATAGTGGTTGTTCATCCACTGACCATAATGATGTTCACCGCGAGGAATCATATTGCCTACATAGCCACTCTTTACTGCATTGTAACCGTTGTCTACCATAAACTGGTAAGCTTTATCAATATGACGTTCATAATTGCGTACGGAAGCAGAAGTTTCATGATGCATCATCAATTTCACACCTTTGCTCTTAGCATATTCGTTCAACATCTTTACATCAAAGTCAGGATACGGAGTTACAAAATCAAACACATAATCTTTGGAGTGACCGAACCAATCTTCCCATCCTTCGTTCCAACCTTCTACCAGTACTTGATCAAGTCCATTTTCAGCAGCAAAGTCTATATAACGTTTTACGTTCTCATTGGTAGCACCATGACGTCCGTTAGGTTTAGTTTTAGTATAATCCGTTTCACCCAATTTTACGGAAGGCAAATCATCGGTATAAGCCCAAGTGCTCTTACCGGCAATCATCTCCCACCACACACCTACATATTTCACCGGCTTAATCCAGGAAACATCTTCGTAGGCACAAGGCTCATTCAGATTCAGCGTCAGCTTAGAATTCAGGATATCACGAGCATCATCACTTACGATAACCGTACGCCATGGAGATTTGCAGGGAGCTTGCAGATATCCTTTATCCCCTTTTGCATCAGGAGTTAACCAAGATTCGAATACGAAGTTCTTATCATCCAGATTAAGATGCATACAAGAATAATCTACCAAGGCAGCCTCATGCAAGTTAATATAAAGGCCATCGGCAGTTTTCATCTGCAAGGAAGTTTGCACACCTGTAGGAGAGAAAGTAGTCTGTGAAGAGTTAGGAGTAATGGCACCTTTCATCAAACCACGGATTTCAGAAAGTTTAGATTCTGTATAATCATACTCCTGAGTATCATAATCACCCGGTATCCAGAAAGCTGTGTGGTCGCCTGCCATAGCAAACTGAGTATGCTCATCTTTAATAACAAAGTAATTCAGATTCTTAGATAAAGGAAATTCGTAACGGAAACCCAGCCCATCATCAAAAAGGCGGAAACGGATGATCATATTACGATCCTGAGCCTTCTGATTCAACGTCACAACCATTTCATTATAATGATTGCGGATTTGCTTCACTTCACCCCATACTGGCTCCCAAGTTTCATCAAAAGTAGAAGTCTTGGTGTCTGCCAGTGTAAATCCATTCATCAATCCCGGAGCATCTTTCAGCTCCAGACCGAGTTTAGAAGGTTTGATAACAGCTTTTCCTTTGTAGGAAAGTTCATAGATCGGTTCACCTTGTGCGTTTACTGAAAAGTTCAGTTGCAGTTGTCCGTTTGGAGAGGTAATGCTCTCAGCCATTGTCCAATTGCTCACAAATAAAAAGAGCAGAAGACAGAACAATTTAATTACTTTCATGTTTTTCATGATTTGAATTATTTTTAGAGAATTGTAATCGTGATGCAAATATAAGGATGAAAAGGAATGCGGACGAAGGAATAAAATGAAAATATAAATGAATTCCCGGCAAACGTTTGCATAAGGCATTAAAGGACTGAATCTTAAAGAAAAAGCCTCTTTCTGAAAATATAGATGAAATATAAATACTAACTTTGTCGCGATCTTAGAAATAGTCCCATAAATCAATATAGAAAATGACTAAAACATTCATATTTATCTTTTTAGGCGGAGGTCTTGGAAGTGTACTTCGATTCTCTGTACAACAAATGTTGCACGAACGGATTGTCCCCTACTCTTTTCCATGGGCGACATTCACAGTCAATATCCTCGGAAGTTTCCTTATCGGATTATTTTATGCGTGGTCGGCACGCTTCAATTTAGCAACAGAATACCGGGTACTGCTGACAACCGGTTTATGTGGAGGTTTCACCACATTCTCTACTTTTTCAAATGATGGAGTAATTCTATTGAAACAAGGATTATACGGACTATTCTTCACCTATTTTATATTAAGCATCACGTTAGGAGTAATAGCAGCTATAGCTGGAGGAGTTATCGGAGGAAAATAAGAATTCAGTAACCGGTATCACTCACAAAACATGAATCTTTTACTGAACAAAAGCCGATTGTCCCTTGTTCTCTATTTAAAATAATTACAAATAATATCATAGTTATGAAAATAGAAAAGATTATCGGACGTGAAATCCTCGATTCAAGAGGAAACCCTACAGTGGAAGTAGATGTAATGTTGGAATCAGGCTTTATGGGCCGTGCTTCCGTTCCTTCCGGAGCTTCTACCGGAGAACACGAGGCATTGGAACTCCGTGATGGCGACAAAGGACGTTATGGAGGTAAAGGTGTGTTGAAAGCCGTAGAAAATATCAATAACATCATCGCTCCTCAGTTAGTTGGAATGTCTGCCCTCGACCAGATGGGTATCGATCATGCCATGCTGGCACTGGATGGAACCAAAACGAAATCTAACCTGGGTGCCAATGCCATTCTCGGTGTATCTCTTGCCGTAGCCAAAGCAGCAGCTGCCTATCTCGATATACCTCTGTACCGCTACATCGGTGGCACTAATACATACGTAATGCCTGTGCCGATGATGAATATCATTAACGGTGGTTCACATAGTGACGCTCCTATTGCTTTCCAGGAGTTCATGATACGCCCTGTGGGTGCAACTTCTTTCCGTGAAGGTCTGCGCATGGGTGCTGAAGTATTCCACGCATTGAAGAAAGTATTAAAAGACCGAGGACTAAGTACTGCCGTAGGTGATGAAGGTGGTTTCGCTCCAAATCTGGAAGGTACGGAAGACGCTTTGAACAGCATTATCGCTGCCATTAAAGCAGCCGGATATGAACCGGGCAAAGACGTCATGATCGCCATGGACTGTGCTTCCTCCGAATTCTATAAAGATGGTATCTACGATTATACCAAATTCGAAGGTGCAAAAGGCAAGAAACGTACAGCCGATGAACAGATTGACTATCTGGAACAACTCATCAACCAATTCCCCATCGACTCTATCGAGGACGGTATGAGTGAAAATGACTGGGAAGGCTGGAAGAAACTTACCGACCGTATCGGTAACCGCTGCCAACTCGTAGGTGACGACCTCTTCGTTACTAACGTTGACTTCCTGGCTATGGGCATTGAAAAAGGTTGTGCAAACTCTATCCTGATCAAAGTGAATCAGATCGGCTCCCTGACCGAGACATTGAATGCCATTGAAATGGCTCATCGCCACGGATATACAACTGTAACCTCCCATCGTTCCGGCGAAACGGAAGATGCTACGATTGCCGACATTGCCGTTGCTACCAATAGCGGGCAAATTAAGACCGGTTCGTTGAGCCGTTCAGACCGTATGGCAAAATACAACCAGTTACTCCGCATTGAAGAAGAACTGGGTGCTAATGCTGTTTACGGCTACAAGCGCATCAAATAAATTGCAAGAGGGGCGAACCATCACGGTCTGCCCCTCTTCTTCTTTAACCTTAAAATCACCAATCAATCTACCACCTTAAAGAAAACTTCTTCTCCCGATTGGCTGTCTGTTGCCACCCAAAGTCCAAAGTCTCCGGGTTCCACAACTTTCACCATATCGATGTTCCAAAATGCAAGTTCACTAACGGGTAGTTCAAACGAAACATTCTTTTTCTCGCCCGGTTTCAAGGTTACCCGAGTAAAACGTTTCAGTTCTTTCACCGGACGAGTTACAGAACCAACCTTATCTTGTATATACAATTGAGCAACTTCCGTCCCCTTATATTTACCTGTATTTTCCAGATCAAATGTCACAGTCAATACATCATCTTTCTTCAATGACGCTGATGAAAGTTTGACATTACTATACTTGAACGTTGTATACGACAAGCCATAGCCAAATGGGAATAAAGGATCAAAACCGGCATCCATATAGAAAGAAGTACATCCCAATGAAGTTTGTCCAGCCTCAACAGCAATATCATCCAGCAACACCTCATTACGTGTAGCCGGCCGCCCGGTATTGTTATGAGCATAATATACCGGAATTTGTCCTACCATCTTCGGGAAAGTAACCGGTGTTTTTCCACTTGGAACCGCCTTACCCCACAGCAGATCGGCCAATGCCGGTCCACCCATCGTACCCGGATGGAATGAATAAAGAACAGCTGTTGATTCTTCCACTTCCTGACCGATAGTCAACGGACGACCTGCCATCACAATGGTTACTACAGGTTTACCTGTCTTAGCCAAAGCCGTAATCAAAGCACTTTGATCACCCTGAAGATTCAAATCTGCCAGACAGTGTGCTTCACCCGAAAGAATGGCTTCTTCACCCACAAAAGCAAGAATGACATCTGCACGTGCAGCAACAGCAGCAGCTTTTGCTACGCCTGCCGGATTTTTCTCACGGCTATAAGCTAATCCGGGTTCATAAATCACCTGTACTTTGTCGCCAACTATTTCCTTAATAGCATTCAGTGGTGTCTGAGTATGAGCTTTCTCACCATCAAAGATCCAGGTACCCAATTGTTCATAAGGCGCATTGGCCATAGGTCCTACCACAGCAATGGTTTTCAGAGACTCCTGTAACGGCAGTACTTCTTTATCATTCTTCAACAGGATAGCCGATTCTACAGCAGCCTGCTTAGCTACTTTCAGATGAGAAGGATCATACATGACAGAGGGTTGCTTTTCATCTACATAAGGAACATCAAACAATCCCAGACGATACTTGACGCGCAATATATTACGAACGGCTTCATCAATGGTGCTTTCTTTCACCTTTCCTTCTTTTATCAATGCAGGCAATTCTTTTACAAAGGTATAACTTACCATTTCCATATCCACCCCAGCATTCACTGATTTCATGGCTACCTCTTTAGAATCGGCAGCAAAACCATGACTTATCATTTCGCTGGCAGAAGCCCAGTCTGTCACTACCAAACCATCAAATCCCCACTCGCCACGAAGCACATCTTTCAATATGAAAGCATTTCCGGTAGAGGGTATCCCATCATTATCATTAAAGGAAGTCATAAACGTAGCTGCACCCGCTTTCGTTGCCGCTTCAAACGGTGGCAAGTAAACATTACGCAGGCGACGTTCAGGAATAAATGTCGAATTATAGTCACGTCCGCCTTCAGCTGCACCATAGCCCACAAAATGTTTAGGACAGGCAGCTATGGAAGTGGGACTATTCAAAGAATCTCCCTGAAAACCTTCTACCATGGCAGCTCCCATTACAGAAGTCAGGTAAGTGTCTTCACCACATCCTTCGGCAATGCGCCCCCAGCGAGGATCACGGGCAATGTCGATCATCGGTGCAAAAGTCCAACGGATACCTACGGAAGAAGCCTCAATAGCCGCTACCCGTGCACCGTCTTTCGCAATCTGCGGATTGAACGAAGCCGCTTGTCCCAATGGGATGGGAAAAATGGTTTTAAACCCGTGAATAACATCGCGAGCTATCAACAAAGGGATTCCCAACCGGGACTCCTCCATCGCTACGCGTTGCAACGCATTAATACGTACCGGATCCACCTCATTCAGGATAGACCCGACTTCACCTTTCTTAATTAAACTACTCATATCCTCAATATTCCCGTAAGAGGTAATCTGGTTCATCTGACCGATTTTCTCTTCAAGGGTCATTCTGGATAAAAGAGACTCTACTTTTTTCTCGGTTGCCGCATCGCTACCTTTATTTGCCACTTGTGTACAAGAGACAAAAGGCAGAAGGAGCAAGCAAGTGGAAAAAATTCTTATAGCTTTCATACCTATTCAATTATTTTTTTCTGAAATACACGTACATAGTCAATCTCGTAAGTTGCGGGCAAGGCCGACTCATCTATACCCTGAGCGCCTCCCCAGTCACCTCCCCATGCAAGATTCAACTTCAAGTAGAAAGCTGTATTAAAGGGCCAGGTGTTTTTATTTCCTTTTTTATCGTTATCAAAAGTAAAGTAGCACTTACCATCCACATACCCTTTGATAAAGTCTTCCGTCCACTCAACGGCATATACATGAAACTCCGTTTGAGCAGTCGGCACTTTTATGGTTCCTGATTTTTGAGTACCTATAGAATGATTATAAGCTTTACAATGAACTGTTGATAAAATCACATTAGGATCATAACCCACTTCTTCCATGATATCAATCTCACCATCATCGGGCCAAGCTGTATAATTCTTCGGCATCATCCAAAATGCAGGCCAGGTTCCTTTTCCTGTCGGTAG
The nucleotide sequence above comes from Bacteroides intestinalis DSM 17393. Encoded proteins:
- the gcvT gene encoding glycine cleavage system aminomethyltransferase GcvT; its protein translation is MKTTPFTEKHISLGAKMHEFAGYNMPIEYSGIIDEHLTVCNAVGVFDVSHMGEFWVKGPNALAFLQKVTSNNVAALTPGKVQYTCFPNEEGGIVDDLLVYHYESEKYLLVVNASNIEKDWNWCVSHNTEGAELENASDHMAQLAVQGPKAILALQKLTSINLSELPYYTFTHGEFAGEKDVIISNTGYTGAGGFELYFYPEAAMKIWNAVFEAGEEFGIKPIGLGARDTLRLEMGFCLYGNDLDDTTSPIEAGLGWITKFAEGKNFINRPMLEKQKAEGTVRKLVGFEMVERGIPRHGYELFNTEGEAIGVVTSGTMSPTRKIGIGMGYVKPEYSKVGTEICIDMRGRKLKAVVVRPAFRK
- the pepT gene encoding peptidase T: MALVERFLKYVSFDTQSSEETEVTPSTPGQMVFAKYLKEELESLGLEDITLDEHGYLFATLPANIDKPVPTIGFIAHMDTSPDMSGKDVSPRIVQNYDGSDIVLCAEENVVLSPSQFPELLDHKGEDLIVTNGKTLLGADDKAGIAEIVSAIVYLKEHPEIKHGKIRIGFNPDEEIGLGAHKFDVEKFGCDWAYTMDGGEVGELEFENFNAASAKITFKGRNVHPGYAKNKMINSIRVANRFCAMLPAHETPEHTEGYEGFYHLISFNGDVEQTTVAYIIRDHDRARFESRKKKIERFVSEINAEYGEGTATLELRDQYYNMREKIEPLMHIIDTAFAAMEAVGVKPNVKPIRGGTDGAQLSFKGLPCPNIFAGGLNFHGRYEFAPIQNMEKAMKVIVKIAELVAKK
- a CDS encoding amidophosphoribosyltransferase, whose translation is MGGFFGTVSKASCVTDLFYGTDYNSHLGTKRGGLATYDAEEGMFARSIHNLESTYFRTKFEDELDKFKGNVGIGIISDTDPQPIIINSHLGRFAIVTVAKIVNLEEIEAELLSQNMHFAELSSGNTNQTELISLLIIQGKTFVEGIENVYRRVKGSCSMLLLSEDGSIIAARDKWGRTPIVIGRKEGAYAATSESSSFPNLDYEIDRYLGPGEIVRMTADGVEQLRKPEEKMQICSFLWVYYGFPTSCYEGRNVEEVRFTSGLKMGQSDDSEVDCACGIPDSGVGMALGYAEGKGVPYHRAISKYTPTWPRSFTPSKQEMRSLVAKMKLIPNRAMLEGKRLLFCDDSIVRGTQLRDNVKVLYEYGAKEVHIRIACPPLIYACPFVGFTASKSPLELITRRIIAELEGDADKNLEKYATTGSPEYEKMVSIIAERFGLTTLKFNTLETLIESIGLPKCKVCTHCFDGSSCF
- a CDS encoding glycoside hydrolase family 97 protein is translated as MKNMKVIKLFCLLLFLFVSNWTMAESITSPNGQLQLNFSVNAQGEPIYELSYKGKAVIKPSKLGLELKDAPGLMNGFTLADTKTSTFDETWEPVWGEVKQIRNHYNEMVVTLNQKAQDRNMIIRFRLFDDGLGFRYEFPLSKNLNYFVIKDEHTQFAMAGDHTAFWIPGDYDTQEYDYTESKLSEIRGLMKGAITPNSSQTTFSPTGVQTSLQMKTADGLYINLHEAALVDYSCMHLNLDDKNFVFESWLTPDAKGDKGYLQAPCKSPWRTVIVSDDARDILNSKLTLNLNEPCAYEDVSWIKPVKYVGVWWEMIAGKSTWAYTDDLPSVKLGETDYTKTKPNGRHGATNENVKRYIDFAAENGLDQVLVEGWNEGWEDWFGHSKDYVFDFVTPYPDFDVKMLNEYAKSKGVKLMMHHETSASVRNYERHIDKAYQFMVDNGYNAVKSGYVGNMIPRGEHHYGQWMNNHYLYAVTKAADYKICVNAHEAVRPTGLCRTYPNLIGNESARGTEYEAFGGSKPFHTTLLPFNRLIGGPMDYTPGIFDTKLEFMGDLPHGQVQTTLCKQLALYVTLYSPLQMVADLVENYEKHMDAFQFIKDVAVDWDDSKYLEAEPGDYITAARKAKGTSNWFVGGITDENARTSSFTLDFLEPGKQYVATLYADGKDADYKENPTSYQIKKGIVTNKTKMSVKLARSGGFALSLIEATPADKKAVKKWR
- the crcB gene encoding fluoride efflux transporter CrcB, producing MTKTFIFIFLGGGLGSVLRFSVQQMLHERIVPYSFPWATFTVNILGSFLIGLFYAWSARFNLATEYRVLLTTGLCGGFTTFSTFSNDGVILLKQGLYGLFFTYFILSITLGVIAAIAGGVIGGK
- the eno gene encoding phosphopyruvate hydratase — encoded protein: MKIEKIIGREILDSRGNPTVEVDVMLESGFMGRASVPSGASTGEHEALELRDGDKGRYGGKGVLKAVENINNIIAPQLVGMSALDQMGIDHAMLALDGTKTKSNLGANAILGVSLAVAKAAAAYLDIPLYRYIGGTNTYVMPVPMMNIINGGSHSDAPIAFQEFMIRPVGATSFREGLRMGAEVFHALKKVLKDRGLSTAVGDEGGFAPNLEGTEDALNSIIAAIKAAGYEPGKDVMIAMDCASSEFYKDGIYDYTKFEGAKGKKRTADEQIDYLEQLINQFPIDSIEDGMSENDWEGWKKLTDRIGNRCQLVGDDLFVTNVDFLAMGIEKGCANSILIKVNQIGSLTETLNAIEMAHRHGYTTVTSHRSGETEDATIADIAVATNSGQIKTGSLSRSDRMAKYNQLLRIEEELGANAVYGYKRIK
- the bglX gene encoding beta-glucosidase BglX encodes the protein MKAIRIFSTCLLLLPFVSCTQVANKGSDAATEKKVESLLSRMTLEEKIGQMNQITSYGNIEDMSSLIKKGEVGSILNEVDPVRINALQRVAMEESRLGIPLLIARDVIHGFKTIFPIPLGQAASFNPQIAKDGARVAAIEASSVGIRWTFAPMIDIARDPRWGRIAEGCGEDTYLTSVMGAAMVEGFQGDSLNSPTSIAACPKHFVGYGAAEGGRDYNSTFIPERRLRNVYLPPFEAATKAGAATFMTSFNDNDGIPSTGNAFILKDVLRGEWGFDGLVVTDWASASEMISHGFAADSKEVAMKSVNAGVDMEMVSYTFVKELPALIKEGKVKESTIDEAVRNILRVKYRLGLFDVPYVDEKQPSVMYDPSHLKVAKQAAVESAILLKNDKEVLPLQESLKTIAVVGPMANAPYEQLGTWIFDGEKAHTQTPLNAIKEIVGDKVQVIYEPGLAYSREKNPAGVAKAAAVAARADVILAFVGEEAILSGEAHCLADLNLQGDQSALITALAKTGKPVVTIVMAGRPLTIGQEVEESTAVLYSFHPGTMGGPALADLLWGKAVPSGKTPVTFPKMVGQIPVYYAHNNTGRPATRNEVLLDDIAVEAGQTSLGCTSFYMDAGFDPLFPFGYGLSYTTFKYSNVKLSSASLKKDDVLTVTFDLENTGKYKGTEVAQLYIQDKVGSVTRPVKELKRFTRVTLKPGEKKNVSFELPVSELAFWNIDMVKVVEPGDFGLWVATDSQSGEEVFFKVVD